CGCGGCGGCGGCTGTTCTTCGCCACCATGGCCAACGACCACCCGGCGGTGCTGGCGTGCGTCCGCGACGCCGGGGTGGGGGTCTTCGTCAACTCCCCCGCCCACCTGCGGCGCGTGCTGCGGGTGGGGTTCGAGCCAGGGCAGGTGGTGTACGCCGCCAGCAACATGCTGCAGCGCGAGATGCGGGAGTGCGTGGAGCTGGGCGTCAACCTGGTGCTCGACTCGGTGGGCCAGGTGCGGGCGCTGGCCGATGCGGGCGCCGCCGGGGCCGAGATCGGGGTGCGGATGAACGTGGGGAGCGCGCTGGACCGGGGCGCGCTGCGCTTCGACCCCGGCTACCGCTTCGGCCTCCTTCCCTCCGAGCTGCCGGAGGCCGTCCTGGCCGCGCGGCGGGGCGGGGTGCGCATCATAGGCGCGCACTCGTACTTCGGCACCGGCGTCATGCGGCCGCGGACGCTGCTCGACGGGCTGGAGCGGCTGGGGGAGGCCGCGTCCGCGCTCCCCGACCTCCGCTACCTGGACGTGGGCGGCGGCTTCGGCGTGCCCGACGCGCTGGACGACGACGAGTTCGACCTGGAGGGGTGGGCTGCCGGCGCCGACGAGGCGGTGCGGCGGCTGGAGCGGCGCTTGGGGCGCGAGCTTCACCTGTACGTGGAGCCGGGGCGCTGGCTGGCGGCCGACTGCGGCTACTTCTTCGTCAAGGTGGTGGACCGCAAGGTGCGCGGCGACCGCGCCTTCGTGGGCACCGACGGATCGGTGGCGCAGTTTCCCCGTCCCCTGCTGTACCCCGGCCAGGCGGTGCACCCCTGCGAGATCGCGGACGGGGCCGCGGGGCGCTCCCCGCACCCGCAACCGGTGTGGGTGTGCGGCAACTCCACCTACTCGCAGGACTTCCTGGCGCGCGGCATCGCCCTTCCCCTTCCCGAGCCGGGCGAGACGCTGGTCTTCCACTACGCCGGCGCGTACGGGCGCTCCATGGCCACGCGCTTCCTGGGCAAGGGACCGCCGCGCGAGCTGTTCGTCCGCACTCGCCCGGGCGTGCCGCGGGCGGAGGAGCTTTCCGCGAGCGCGCCGGACGGGGTTCTTGTGGCCTCGGCCGGGGATTGACCGTGGCGCCGCGCCGCCCGGGGGAGGCCGGCTGGTTCGAGCGGGGCCGGTGCCGCACCGTCCTCGCGCGGGCCGGTGCCCCGGCGCGCGCACTGGAGTGCGTGGTGGAGCGGGGGCGCGTGCGCGGCCGCGACGGTGCGTCCAGCCGCTTCGGCGGGGCGCCGCCGGCCGGGTGGGGCGCGCGGCTGCCGCTCCCCTCCGCGCGTACGCCGCTGCGGGCGGTGGCCGGCGCGCTGGAGGCACTCGCGGCTCCGTGGGGCGGGCGGGTGCGCCTCACCTACTCCGCCGCGCTCTTCAACCGCCGCACGGCGGGCGACGGGCCCGATCTCCCGCTCCGCGCCTCGGCCGCCTGGGCGGTCACCGGGAGCGTGGAAGGGCCCGGCGGGACCACCTGGCCGCTGGGGTGGAGCGGGGGCGGCGACGGCGCGGGGTGGCTGGCGGAGGAGGCGCCCGGCGAGCTGCGCGCCCTGGTGGAGGCGCTGGACCGCGCGCGACCGCTGGAGGCGGGGTCGTACGCGGCCGTGCTGGGCCCCGACGCGGCGGCGGTGCTGGTGCACGAGACGGTGGGGCACCTGGCCGAGGCGGCGCCGGGCGCGCGGCCGGCGCTGGGGCTGCGCCTGGCGTCGGAGGCGCTCTCCGCGGCGGACGATCCGCGCGCTCCCGGCGGTCCGGCCCGCTACGAGTACGACGACGACGGCGTCCGCTCGCTGGCCGCCACCCCGCTGCTGCGTGAGGGGGTGCTCGTGGGCGAGCTCCACACCGCGTCCACCGCGCGCGCCGCCGGCGCCCTCCCCACCGCCAACGCCCGCGCCGCCAGCGCATGGCACCCGCCCCTTCCCCGCATGTCGAACCTGGTGTGCGCCGCCGGCACGGCGCCCGAAGACGCGCTGGTGGCGCGCACGGGGCGCGGGGTGTACCTGCGGCGGCTGGGCGAGGCGGGGCTCAGCCGGGCCGGCGTATCCGCGCGGGTGGTGCTGGCGGAGCGCATCCAGGACGGCGCGCTCACCGGCGAGCTGCTGGCGGGCGGATGGGTGCAGGAGGAGCACGGCGTTCTGCGCCGCGTGGCCGAGGCGGGGGACGCGCCGCGCTTTCGCGCCAACGCCATGTGCGGGCGCGCCGGGCAGCTGCTGTTCGACGTGGGGAGCTGCGCCCCCGCGCTCCGCATCCCCTCGCTGAGGATCGTGCGGTGAGCGCCCACCGGGTCTTCGCCGTCCGCATGGCGGGCGGGGCGCGGGCCGAAACCCGCTACGCGCTGGCCGCGCGGGGCGGAGCCGCCGGGGCGCGTGCGCGGCTGGACGGCTGGACTCCGCGCGGTGCGCGCGAGGGCACGGCCGCGGAGCGGGTCTACGCGGCGCTGGACGGCGCTCTCCCCCCGTGCCGGCGCGGCTCGCTGGAGGTGGAGGCGGGCGTCGTGGAGCAGCGCACCGGCCCCGGACGCGCGGTGCGGCGCAGGCGCTACCTGCTGGCCGTCGCCGGCGGGCGCCTGGTTCACCTGGCACCGGCGGCGCGCCCCGCCCCGGCCAGCCCGTGGAGCGGCGAGCTGCACGCGGACTCCCTCTCCCCCGATCTCCCGGTGCTGCTGGGCCCCTCCGCCGTCCTCGCGCTGGTGGAGCTCCTGCTGGAGGCCGGGGAGCCCGTTCCGCCGCCGCTGCGGGCCGTCCGTGGCACGGGGTCGCCGTACCCGCCGCACGACGCGGCGTCCGGCCCCGATGCCGGGGACTCGCCCTTTCCGGAGCTGATGGCGCGCCCCGACCTCTGGGGCACCCCGTTCGGCGCGCTGCCCGTGGACGAGCTGGGGACGCTGGCGATCGCGGGACCCGCGCCGGCCGCCCCACCGGACGCGGCGGTGGTGGTGGACTCCCTCCTCCCCCTCTCCGGCGACGTGCGCTCCGGCGCCTGGGAGGCGTCGCTCACCGCCACCCGCGGCGGTGTTGCGATGGCTGTCTTCCCCGCCAGCGTGGTGCTGCGGATCGACGCCGCGCGCCTGCTCGCCTCGGTGGAAGGCACCAGCGGCGCGCCCGAGCCCGCGCTGCGCCGCGAGCCCTTTCGCGGCGACCGCTACGGAACGGCCCCGCCCCTGGCGACGCGGACGCGGTTCGGCGCCCTGCGCGGGGAGGGGCGATGAGGGCGCACACCCCCGTGCCCCTGGACGCCCTGCGCAACGCGCGCGCGGCCACGCGCGACGACGAGCGGCACCGGGGCGGCGTGAACGCCTGGGGAAACTCCTACCCGGCGGAGGAGCTCCCCTTCGGCGGCACGCTGCGGGTGGCGGGCGTACCCTTCGCGCTGCCCCCGGCCGGCGCGGAGCACGACCACGTGGAGACGCTGGGGCAGACGCTCGCCCTTCCCGCCGCGGAACCGTGCACCGGCGTGGCGCTGCTCTGCTTCGGCGAGATGGGCGACCAGGCGCTCCCCGTGGACCTGTTCGCCGAGCCGGACGGGCACATGGCGCTGCTGGCGCTGGCGAAGGGATGGCTGCTCCCGCCCGGCGCGCCGGATCCGCCGGACGGGTGGGTCTGCTCGCACCTGCACTACCCCGGCGGCTACGAGCTGGACCAGCTTCGCCCCGTGCTCTGGTGCAACTCCTTCGGGTGGGAGGCGCCGCGGGTCCCCACCCGGCTGGGGCTGGGGACGAACCCCCTCTTCCACCTGGTCGCCGTGACCCTGCTGCACGGCGCCGTCAGGGGTCCGGACGGTGCCGCGCACGGCCGGTAGCCTGCTGGCCAGCCTTGAGCAGCTGGCGCGCGAGCTCGCGGGAGCGGAGGGCGCCGCCCTGCTCGGCGCGCGGTGGACGTTCGCGCTTCCCCGCCCCGAGCTGCGCGACGCGCTCACCGAGTACAGCCTTCCCGCCGGTCCCGAGCCCTTCTCCGCGCTGCTGGCGGCGCGCACGGGGCTCCGCATCGTGGAGGGCGCCGCCGGGGAGCTGGCGGGGCACCTGGCGGCGGGGCGGGCAGCGGTGGTGGCCGTGGACGTCTTCCACCTCCCCTACCGCCCCGCCTACGGCCGGGTGCACAGCAGCCGCACGGTGCGCGTGCGCGCGGGGCCGGCGCCCGGCCAGCTCTGGGTGGACGACGACTGGCCTCCGGCGCGCCACGGCCCGGTGGACGAGCGGGTGCTGGAGCGCGCGCGCCACTCCCCCGTCCCGCGCGACGAGCTGCGCGAGCCGCTCTACGCCGGGCGGCCGGTGCGGGGCGAGTGGTGGGCGGTGGAGCTGGACGAGGAGCGGTTAGCGGGCCTGCGCACGGAGGCGGAGGCGCTGCTGGACGCCCTGCGGCGCGAGGCGCTGGAGGACCGCGAGGACGCCGCGGGGCGCTACGGGCCGGGGGCGCTGGACGCCTTTCGCCGCGAGCTGGAGGAGGGATGGGCGGCGGGCGCGCCCCCACGGGCCCTCCTGCGCACCGCCAGCCTCCTGCTGCGCGCGGAGCTGGGGAGCCGCGTGTACCTCTGCGCCCTCCTCAGCGCGGTGGGCCGGTGGACGGGATGCCAGCGGCTCACGGGAGAGGCCGCCGTCTACCACCGCAGCCTGCGCGAGATGGAGGTGGCGCGCGACGTCCTGGCCAAGGCGCTGGCGGGGTTCCGCCCGGAGTACGCCCGCTTCCTGGGCGGGTGCCTGGCCCGCGCCGCCGCCGCCGAAGAGCGGCTCGCCGCATTCCTCGCCCGCCGCGCCGCGGCGGGCGCCCTGTAGCAGACGAACCCCGTCAGACGGAGGACGCGATGCGCGGGATCTCATCGGCCAGAATCGTGACCGCCCGCCAGACGGGCGCCCGCGACCCGTACGGGCTCGTGTCGGGAGACGTCTTCAACAACCCGCACCCGCTCTATCACGTGCTGCGCTACGCGGAGCCGGTGCACTGGAGCGAGGTGCTGAACGCCTGGGTGCTCACCCGCTACGACGACGTGGTGGCGGCGCTCAAGGACCCGCGCCTTTCCAGCGCCATGCGCCGCGCCGTGGCCAGCTCGCAGCTCCCGCCGGAGGTGCGGGCGAAGATGGAGCCCATCGACCGCTTCCTGGCGCTGTGGGTGCTCAACCTGGACGACGACGAGCACCTGCGCCTCCGCCGGATGCTGAGCCGCGCCTTCTCGCCCCGGGCCATCGCGCGGATGAAGCCGCTCATCGAGCAGACCGCCTCGGAGCTGCTGGACGCGGTACAGGCGCGCGGCGAGATGGACTTCGTTCCCCAGTACGCGCAGCCGCTCCCCGTGCGCGCCGTGGCCGAGATGCTGGGCGTGCCGCTGGAAGACCGGCCGCGGCTCGCCGCCTGGTCGCGCGACATCGGGACCTTTTTCGCCCTGGGGCCGTCGCGGATGGAGGTGCTGGACGCCATGGTCCGCGCCTTCACGGAGATGACGGACTACCTGCGCGGCATCGTCGCGGGGCTGCGCACCACCGGCAGCGACACGGTGCTGGGCTCGCTGGCTCGGGAGGAAGAGGAGGAGGGGGGCCACGCCCTCTCCGAAGACCAGCTCCTGGCCACGGGCGTCATGCTCCTCTTCGCCGGGCACGACTCCACCGTGAACCTGATCGGCAACGGGATGCTCTGCCTCTTTCAGCACCCCGAGCAGCGGGCGCGGCTGAAGGCGGACCCGGCACTGATCGCCACCGCCGTCGACGAGTTCCTGCGCTACGAGAGCCCGGTGATGCGCCACGACCGCGTGGCGCGCGAGGACTTCGAGCTGCACGGCCACACCATCCGGGCCCGGCAACGGGTGATCATGGTGCTGGGTGCCGCCAACCGCGACCCCGCCCGCTGGGAGAACCCCGACCGGCTGGACGTGGGGCGCGCCGACGCCCGCCAGCACACCACGTTCGGCGGCGGGCCGCACGCCTGCCTGGGCGCGTCACTGGCCGTGGCGCAGGCGCAGACGGCGCTCTCCATGGCGCTGGAGCGGCTCCCGCGGCTCCGGCTGGCGGGGGAGTACCGCTGGCGCGAGCACTTCAACTTCCGGGGGCTGCAGACGCTCCCCGTGAGCTGGGGCTGAGGCGATGGACGCCCCCGTCGCGCGCCCCTGGATCACGGTGGTCACCGGCGTGCCGCGCTCCGGCACCTCCATGATGATGCAGATGCTGCGCGCCGGCGGCATGCCCGTGGCCACCGACGGCGTGCGCGCGCCGGACGAAGACAACCCCCGCGGCTACCTGGAGCTGGAAGCGGTCAAGGAGCTGCGCGAAAGCGACCCCGGGGCACTCTTCGCCGGGCTGGCGGGTCACGCGGTCAAGGTGGTGCACCCGCTCGTGTACCGCCTGCCCGCCGGCCGCCCCTGCCGCGTGCTGGCCATGCGGCGCGACCTGGACGAGGTGCTCGGCTCGCAGGAGGTGATGCTGGCGCGGCGCGGCCACTCCGCCGCGCGGGCCGGCGGAGAGCTGCGCGGGGCGCTGGAGCGCGAGGCCGGGCGGCTGCAGGCGTGGCTGGCGGAGCGCGGGCTCCCCGTCCTCACCCTGCGCTACGACGAGGTGGTCGCGGACCCGGAGGCGCACGCGCGGGCGGTGGATGCATTCCTGGGCGGCGGGCTGGACGTGGAGCGGATGGCCGCGGCGGTGGACCCCGCCCTGCACCGCCGCCGCGCCCCCGCCTACAGGTAGCCCAGCCCCCGCAGCCGCTCCAGCAGCAGCGCCTCGTCGCGCTCCGCCTGCGCGTCCGCGGCCGGGAGCAGGCCCTCCGCCTCAAGCAGCGACACCAGCCGGTCCGCGGCCGCCTCCGCGTCGCCCTCCACCGCCTCAACTGTCGGGCCGCGCGTGAAGGGCGGGGCGCCGCAGGAGACGAGCGTGCCGCCGCCGTCATCCTCCTGGCGGACGGCGGACCCGCGGCGCCCCAGGCGGGCGGCGAGCGCATCGGCAAGGCGGCGGCGGGCATCCGGCGCGCCCGAGATCCAGAGCGAGAAACCCGGAGAGAGATCCATGTCGGTATCCATGCAGGCAGCGGTTTCCCCCCACTCCGGCGGCACCCCCCCGGCGGGTGAGGCGCGCCTTCCCCGGCGGCTGCGCACCTCCGACCTCACGATGCTGCTGCTGGTGGCCGTCGTCAACGTAAACCTGGTGCCGGCGGTGGCGGGCGCGCCGGGCGGGATGGCGCTGTGGGCCGCCGCGCTCCTCTGCTTCTTCGTCCCGCAGGCCGTCGCCGTCCTGGAGCTCTCGGCGCGCGACCCGTCGGAGGGGGGTGTGTACGTGTGGACGCGCGGGGCGTTCGGGCCCGCGCACGCCCTGGTGTGCGGGTGGTGCTACTGGGTGAACAACCTCTTCTACGTGCCCACCGTCATCCTGTACCTGGTGGGGATCGTGCTGCACGCGGCGGGGGGGAGCGCGCTGGAGTCCGACCCCCGGGTCATGGTGCCGGCGGTGCTCGCGGTGCTCTGGGCGCTCACCGGTTTGAACGTGCTGGGCTTCGGGGTGAGCCGCTGGCTGCAGAACGCGGGCGCCGTGTGCACCCTGCTGGCCACCGCCGCCGTCGCCGGGCTCTCGGCCGCCATCCTGGCATCGCGCGCGGGCCCGCCGCAAGCCGCCTCGTCCTCCGCCGTGGCGTGGGGGAGCATCCCCTTCTTCGGGATCACCTGCCTGGCGCTCGTGGGGCTGGAGCTGGGCTCGGTGGTGGGCGGAGAGGTGCGCCAGCCGCGTCGGGCGATCCCGCGCGCCGTGGTGGGCGCGGGCGCCGCCTGCGCGGCCGTGTACCTGCTGTCGACGGTGGCGCTCGCGGCCGCGGTGCCCCACGCGGAGATCGGCGCGCTGAGCGGCTGGCTGCAGGCCGCCGAGCGTCTGGCCGGCGCCGCGGGAGCCGCCATGCTCACCCTGCCGCTGGCCGCCGTGCTGGCGGTGTCCGCCGCGGCGGCCGCGTGCGTGTGGATGGCGGGCGCGGCGCGGATGCCGTTCGTCATGGGGCTGGACCGCCTCCTGCCCGCCCCGCTCGCCCGCACGCACCACCGCTGGGGAACGCCCGCGACGGCGCTGGTGGTGCAGGGCGCCGCATCGTCCGTACTCGTCCTGTTCAGCGCGTCGGGGTCCAGCATCCGCGAAGCGTACCTGCTTCTGCTGAACGCCACGGCCGTCATCCAGCTGATCGTCTTCCTCTACCTCTTCGCCATCGTGGTCCGCGCGCCCGCCGGCCGCGTGCACGGTTTCTTCACCCGCCCGGGCGTGTACCGGATCGCGGGGGGCGTCGGGCTCGCGGCCACCGCCGCCGCCATCGTCTCCGCGCTCGTCCCCCCGGACGGCGTCCAGGCGGATGCGCGCTACGCGGCCAAGCTCCTGGGCGCCACGGCGGCATTTCTGCTCCCCGGCATCGTGCTCGCCTTCCGCCAGCGGACGCGCCTGGGAGTCACCGCGCCGGAGCCGCTGAAGCCCGGCGCGAGCCTCCCAGCCGCCTGACGCGGAAAGGCCCCGGGCCATTGCTCTCGCAACGACCCGGGGCCCAGTTGCCCCCGGAGGATTCGAACCTCCACTAGAAGTTCCAAAGACTCCTGTGCTGCCATTACACCAGGGGGCACCGACTTCCGCTTGAAAGCTAGGCCGTCTCCGGATCGGGGTCAACCCGCGGGGCAGGCACGCAAAAGGCGTGGCACGGAGAACCGGCGGCGGTTCTCCGTGCCACGCCTGCTCGCCCGCCAGGCTCAGCTGTACTTCTGCTCCTCGTTGCGCTGGTATCCGCGCGCCGCGAGGAGGGCGAAGACCACGGCGTAGACGAAGAGCACCGTCCAGTTGAGCCGCGAGCCGAAGCCGCCGTTCATGGCGCTCCGGCCCACCTCGGCCAGGTGCCGGGACGGGAGCACGGCCGAGAGCCGGGCCGCAAAGGTGGGGAGGAACTCCACCGGGATCCAGAGCCCGCCAAAGAACGCCATCGGCAGGTAGATCAGGTTGGCCACCGGCGCGGCAGCGCGGGCCGGGACCCAGTACCCCAGCGCGAAGCCCATGAAGCCGAACGGGATGACGCCCAGCAGGAGCGCGCCCGCCCACACCGGCGTGTGCTCCCAGCTGAGCGACGCGTCGGTCAGGAGCACCGCCGTCGTCACGACCACGGCCGCGGAGCCGCTGGCGAAGAGCAGCGCCGACGCGATCTGCGCCGCGAAGCGCGGCCACGCCGTGGTGGGCAGGGTGCGCAGGAAGCGCTCCCAGTCGCTCTCGCGCGCCGCGGCGGAGCCGACGCCGAACTGGAAGAACATCACGCCCATGATGGCGAAGACCACGTACGCCGTCATCGCCCCGTTGGCGCGGCCCGGCTCGTTCCCCAGCGACCCCGCGAAGAGCGCAAAGAACATGGCGGGGAGAACCATCGTGGGGAGCACGTACGCCGGGGTGCGCAGCAGCTCCAGCATCCGCGTGCGGAAATAGGCGAGCGCCAGGCTCATCGTTCCTCCTCGGCGGTGACCGCCAGGAATGCTTCCTCGAGCGTGGCGGGGCGGATCTCCAGCCCCTGGAAGGTCACGCCGTGCCGCACCAGCTCGCGCACCAGCTGGTCGGGATCGGAGGTGTAGAGGGTGTTGAGCTCACCCGAGCGCGCGGTGCGCAGCACCCCCGGCAGCTCGGGCGGCGCGTCGGCGGCGCGAAAGAGGACCTTGGTGACGCCCACCCGCGCGCGCACCGCCTCCACCGTGTCGTTGGCCACCACCTTGCCCCGGTTGAGCACCACCACCCGGCTCGCCAGCGCCTCGGCCTCGGCCAGGTAGTGGGTGGTGAGGAGCACCGTGCCGCCGCGCGCCACGAAGGCGCGCACCTCGTTCCACACCGCGCGCTGCGACACCACGTCCAGCCCGGTGGTGGGCTCGTCCAGCAGCACCAGCGAAGGGCGCCCCGCGAACGCCAGCGCCACCCCCAGCCGCCGGCGCTGGCCCCCGCTTAGCCCGCCGATCTGCCGGTTCGCCAGGTCGTCCAGCCCGAAGCCGTGCAGGACCTCGTCGATGGGTGCAGGCGCCGCGTAGTGCGCCTGTACCAGCTTCACCACGTCGCGCACGCGCAGCACGCCGGGGTAGTTCACCCCCTGCGGCGTGACGCCGAAGCGCGCGCGGGTGCGGGGCCGCTGCGGGTCGCCGCCAAAGATGCGCACCGTGCCCGCATCCGGGGACCGGAGCCCGCAGAGCAGCGAGATGGCGGTCGTCTTTCCCGCCCCGTTCGGGCCCAGGAGCGCCACCAGCTCGCCCGCCCGCAGCTCCAGGTCGACGCCGGAGAGCGCTTCGGTGCGCCCCAGGCGCTTGTGCACTCCGGCGAGGCTCGCCACCACCGGGGCTTCCGCCACGGCGGGGATGGCGATCTGCGGCTCGGCCGCCGTTTGAGTCAGCATGCGGTGCTCCGTGGCTCGTGTGTGGCCGCGCGGGTCAGCGGGCCGCCTGGGGGAGGCGGGGGAGGAGGAGGTCGCGCACCCAGCCGTAGCTGGGCTCCAGGCGCAGCGCCTCGTTGTACGCGACGCGCGCCTGCGCGTACTCGCGCTTGCGGGAGTGGACGATCCCCAGCCACGCGTACGCCTCGGCCCGGCCCCAGGTGGGGAGCGGCCCGCGCTGCGCGTCGTTGGCGAAGAGCTGCACCGACCGCTGCAGCGCCTCCAGCGCCTTGTCCTGGCCGCCGCCCCACATGGCCGGGGTGTAGAGCGCGTTGGTGCCGCGCAGCAGCCAGACGCGCGGGTTGTCGCGGTCGATGTCCATCGCCCGCTCGATCTCGGTGCCGGCGCGCATCCCGGGGCGCATGGCCCCCACGCCGCGCGCCGCGCCCGCCTGCTGCCCGTACACGGCCGCGAGCAGGGCGTGCGTCTCGGGAAGGCGGCGCAGCGCGGCCGACTTGTTCAGCGTCTGCTCGGCGCGCGTGAGCAGGTCCCTGAGCGTCTTCGCGTCCTCGGGCGAGCGGCTCTGCGCGGTGGTGGCCGAGGTCAGCAGCAGCGCCTCGCGGTAGAAGGCGTACCCCGTCTGGTGAAGGAGGAGCGCGTCGTTGGGGTGCGCGGCCAGCCCGCGCTCTCCCAGCATGCGCGCCGCCCTGACTCCCGCGCGGTCGCCGCGAAAGAACGAGGCGGTGGCGGCGCGCTGGACGGAATCGGCGATCGTAAGGTTGTCCGCGGGGCGCGCCGCGGCGGCCTGGGCCCCCAGCGAGGGCGTGAAGGCCGCGGAGCCCGCGGTGAGCAGTGCGATCAGTAGGCTGTGGCGGATCATGGTGGATCTCCCGGTTACCAGTTGTTGGTGGTGCTGATGCCGAAGTAGATGGTGCGGCGGAAGAGGCTCCCCGCCGTTACGCGTTCGCTGTAGTCCTCGCTGTAGCTGTAGCCGGAGACGTTCCGGCGGTCCAGCGCGTTGGAGACGGAGAGGTAGATGGCCGAGGTGTTCCCCCGCCAGAAGCTGTGGAGGATGTTCGCCGAGACGTCCAGCCGCTCGAAGCGGGGCAGACGCTCGCCGAAGGGGGTGCCGTACTCCGGGATGAAGCGGTCGCCGTCCCGGTGCGCGCCCAGCACGTCGGTGAACGGCGCGCCCGTGGACATGCGGTAGGTCGCGCCGAGCCGGAAGCGGCTCTTCCACTCGCGCTCCACGATGGCCACGGCGGAGTGGGTGATGTCGAACGGAGAGCGGGCCAGCAGGCCGGTGGTGGGGTCGGTGCGCCGCGCGTGGAGAAAGGTGTAGGAGAGGCGCCCGGTGACGCCCATGGGCCCCG
The Longimicrobium sp. DNA segment above includes these coding regions:
- a CDS encoding tetratricopeptide repeat protein; this translates as MIRHSLLIALLTAGSAAFTPSLGAQAAAARPADNLTIADSVQRAATASFFRGDRAGVRAARMLGERGLAAHPNDALLLHQTGYAFYREALLLTSATTAQSRSPEDAKTLRDLLTRAEQTLNKSAALRRLPETHALLAAVYGQQAGAARGVGAMRPGMRAGTEIERAMDIDRDNPRVWLLRGTNALYTPAMWGGGQDKALEALQRSVQLFANDAQRGPLPTWGRAEAYAWLGIVHSRKREYAQARVAYNEALRLEPSYGWVRDLLLPRLPQAAR
- a CDS encoding alanine racemase; its protein translation is MSALDPRVRRAGISAPGPAYVYDLDRLRRRALRLASLPIARRRLFFATMANDHPAVLACVRDAGVGVFVNSPAHLRRVLRVGFEPGQVVYAASNMLQREMRECVELGVNLVLDSVGQVRALADAGAAGAEIGVRMNVGSALDRGALRFDPGYRFGLLPSELPEAVLAARRGGVRIIGAHSYFGTGVMRPRTLLDGLERLGEAASALPDLRYLDVGGGFGVPDALDDDEFDLEGWAAGADEAVRRLERRLGRELHLYVEPGRWLAADCGYFFVKVVDRKVRGDRAFVGTDGSVAQFPRPLLYPGQAVHPCEIADGAAGRSPHPQPVWVCGNSTYSQDFLARGIALPLPEPGETLVFHYAGAYGRSMATRFLGKGPPRELFVRTRPGVPRAEELSASAPDGVLVASAGD
- a CDS encoding metallopeptidase TldD-related protein; translation: MAPRRPGEAGWFERGRCRTVLARAGAPARALECVVERGRVRGRDGASSRFGGAPPAGWGARLPLPSARTPLRAVAGALEALAAPWGGRVRLTYSAALFNRRTAGDGPDLPLRASAAWAVTGSVEGPGGTTWPLGWSGGGDGAGWLAEEAPGELRALVEALDRARPLEAGSYAAVLGPDAAAVLVHETVGHLAEAAPGARPALGLRLASEALSAADDPRAPGGPARYEYDDDGVRSLAATPLLREGVLVGELHTASTARAAGALPTANARAASAWHPPLPRMSNLVCAAGTAPEDALVARTGRGVYLRRLGEAGLSRAGVSARVVLAERIQDGALTGELLAGGWVQEEHGVLRRVAEAGDAPRFRANAMCGRAGQLLFDVGSCAPALRIPSLRIVR
- a CDS encoding cytochrome P450 — translated: MRGISSARIVTARQTGARDPYGLVSGDVFNNPHPLYHVLRYAEPVHWSEVLNAWVLTRYDDVVAALKDPRLSSAMRRAVASSQLPPEVRAKMEPIDRFLALWVLNLDDDEHLRLRRMLSRAFSPRAIARMKPLIEQTASELLDAVQARGEMDFVPQYAQPLPVRAVAEMLGVPLEDRPRLAAWSRDIGTFFALGPSRMEVLDAMVRAFTEMTDYLRGIVAGLRTTGSDTVLGSLAREEEEEGGHALSEDQLLATGVMLLFAGHDSTVNLIGNGMLCLFQHPEQRARLKADPALIATAVDEFLRYESPVMRHDRVAREDFELHGHTIRARQRVIMVLGAANRDPARWENPDRLDVGRADARQHTTFGGGPHACLGASLAVAQAQTALSMALERLPRLRLAGEYRWREHFNFRGLQTLPVSWG
- a CDS encoding ABC transporter ATP-binding protein, coding for MLTQTAAEPQIAIPAVAEAPVVASLAGVHKRLGRTEALSGVDLELRAGELVALLGPNGAGKTTAISLLCGLRSPDAGTVRIFGGDPQRPRTRARFGVTPQGVNYPGVLRVRDVVKLVQAHYAAPAPIDEVLHGFGLDDLANRQIGGLSGGQRRRLGVALAFAGRPSLVLLDEPTTGLDVVSQRAVWNEVRAFVARGGTVLLTTHYLAEAEALASRVVVLNRGKVVANDTVEAVRARVGVTKVLFRAADAPPELPGVLRTARSGELNTLYTSDPDQLVRELVRHGVTFQGLEIRPATLEEAFLAVTAEEER
- a CDS encoding APC family permease, producing the protein MSVSMQAAVSPHSGGTPPAGEARLPRRLRTSDLTMLLLVAVVNVNLVPAVAGAPGGMALWAAALLCFFVPQAVAVLELSARDPSEGGVYVWTRGAFGPAHALVCGWCYWVNNLFYVPTVILYLVGIVLHAAGGSALESDPRVMVPAVLAVLWALTGLNVLGFGVSRWLQNAGAVCTLLATAAVAGLSAAILASRAGPPQAASSSAVAWGSIPFFGITCLALVGLELGSVVGGEVRQPRRAIPRAVVGAGAACAAVYLLSTVALAAAVPHAEIGALSGWLQAAERLAGAAGAAMLTLPLAAVLAVSAAAAACVWMAGAARMPFVMGLDRLLPAPLARTHHRWGTPATALVVQGAASSVLVLFSASGSSIREAYLLLLNATAVIQLIVFLYLFAIVVRAPAGRVHGFFTRPGVYRIAGGVGLAATAAAIVSALVPPDGVQADARYAAKLLGATAAFLLPGIVLAFRQRTRLGVTAPEPLKPGASLPAA
- a CDS encoding ABC transporter permease, translated to MSLALAYFRTRMLELLRTPAYVLPTMVLPAMFFALFAGSLGNEPGRANGAMTAYVVFAIMGVMFFQFGVGSAAARESDWERFLRTLPTTAWPRFAAQIASALLFASGSAAVVVTTAVLLTDASLSWEHTPVWAGALLLGVIPFGFMGFALGYWVPARAAAPVANLIYLPMAFFGGLWIPVEFLPTFAARLSAVLPSRHLAEVGRSAMNGGFGSRLNWTVLFVYAVVFALLAARGYQRNEEQKYS